The sequence CTTCGAGCGGTTTTAAAATGAGGCGGTGTTTGTTGGTGAGTAGTTCTACAAACCATCTGCCCGGAGCTTCCCAGTTAGAATGGTAAGTAAATAATGCGCCTTTCTTTGTGATGCCTGATCCTGCGAAAATGCTTACAGGATGCCAGCTTAAGCTTCCGGACGTGTAGGCCGATAATTTTTCAGGTTCTCCGCCCATAAAAAATGCCAGATCAACAACATGCGAAGAATTAGCAAGAAACCAGTTTTCTTTTATTCCAGGCTTTTTATCAATTTTTTCTATTACGTGCGACCACTCTGTAAATTCAAAATGAAATGAAGAAACACCCCCGTCTTCTTCTATAATTTTTCGAGCCTGTAAAACAGATTCGTAAAATCTCCTGTTATAAGCCACATAAATTTCAGCTTTCATCTCCAGTGCACTCAAAGAAAGTTTCTCAATTTCCTCAAAGTTCAATCCGGCTGGTTTTTCCACAAGAATTTTTTTTATCCCTGCCTTCAGCAAGGCTACTGTGGTGGCAAATAATTCTTCTAAACCCACAGCAACAATTGCTGATGAAAACCTTTTTAAATCATTGTGGAGCAGAAAATCAGAGAGACCTCCCTCAATAGCTTCTGAACCTGTAAGCTCCCTGAATTTTTCAACACCGCTTTTACTCCTCCCAACAACGGTTACCTCACACTTCAGTGCCTTAAGAACTTTGTGATAATCAACAGCCATCTGGCTTGCTCCTACAAGTAGTATGTTTAAGTTATCGGACATATGTTTACTTTTTCATTAGTCGTTTGGCTCATTCTTGCCAGGAAGAGATTGAGCATTTTTGTATGCAAGGTGGCCGATACGGCATAAGGCGTCAAGTCACAAGTGCCGCTTGCCCCCAAATCATTAACTACTAT is a genomic window of Sphingobacteriaceae bacterium containing:
- a CDS encoding myo-inositol 2-dehydrogenase, which produces MSDNLNILLVGASQMAVDYHKVLKALKCEVTVVGRSKSGVEKFRELTGSEAIEGGLSDFLLHNDLKRFSSAIVAVGLEELFATTVALLKAGIKKILVEKPAGLNFEEIEKLSLSALEMKAEIYVAYNRRFYESVLQARKIIEEDGGVSSFHFEFTEWSHVIEKIDKKPGIKENWFLANSSHVVDLAFFMGGEPEKLSAYTSGSLSWHPVSIFAGSGITKKGALFTYHSNWEAPGRWFVELLTNKHRLILKPLEELHIQKRGSVLVEKMQLDSELDLNYKPGLFRQTQAFVHGSGSDLFSLQDHKMRLKYLKQIVNQID